GGCTCGAGATATACTACCATTACGCTGAAGAGCTGATAATGCTGGGAGGAGCCTACGTCTGCACCTGCAGGCCTGAGGAATTCAGGAGATACATAGCTGCAAAGAGGGCATGTCCATGCAGGAACCTTTCAGTCTCAGAGAACATGAAGAGATGGGAGAAGATGCTGAACGGCGAGTATGCCGAAGGAGAAGCTGTGCTGAGAGTTAAGACTGACCTCAACCATCCGAACCCGGCTGTAAGGGACTGGCCAGCGATGAGGATAATCGACACAAAGAAGCACAGGCATCCTAGGGTGGGGTCTAGATACAGGGTATGGCCGCTCTACAACTGGTCTGCAGGGTTAGATGACCACCTCATGGGGATAACCCACATAATAAGGGGCCAGGAGCATGCAACCAACGCAGTGAGACAGAAATATTTCTACGACTACTTTGGCTGGAGGTATCCTACAGCAATTCACTATGGCAGGCTTAAGATAGAAGGAGCAGAGCTCAGCAAGTCAAAGGTTGAACAGGGGATAAGAGAGGGCAGATACAAAGGTTATGACGACCCCAGGCTTGCAACCCTGAGAGCCCTGAGAAGAAGGGGAATAAGGCCAGATGCAATAAGGAGGATTATAACCGAGATAGGCCCCAAGCCTGTTGATGTAACGATAAGCTGGGAGAACTTGTATGCATACAACAGGCAGATCATCGATCCAGAGGCACCGAGGCACTTCGCCGTATTCGAGCCTGTCAGGCTGGAGATTGCAGGCATACCTACCGAAACTATCAATGTTGAGCTACCTCTTCACCCATCAAAGCCTGAACTTGGTAAGAGGGTCTTCAGCCTAAAGGCGGAGAAGTCGAGGCTGGCTCTCTGGGTGTCTAAACAGGACGTGCAGCTGACGGATGATGGCAAAGACCAGACCTATCTCCGGCTGATGGGGATGCTGAACGTCAGTGTAGTCAAGAAAGGTGAGACATATCACTGCACCTATCTGAGCGAATCGCTCGAGGAGGCAAGAAGGCTGCAGGCGAAGTCTATACAATGGGTGCCATATGACGATTATACAAACATAATAGTAATAATGAACGATGCGAGCAGAAGAGAGGGTCTGGCTGACAAATACATTCTTGACGAGAGGGTAGACACAGTGGTTCAGTTAGAAAGGTTGTTCTTTGCGAGAGTCGACCTTATAGACAGGGAAAGAAATACAGTCCAGCTTTACTTCACCTGCAACTGAATCAATAAGCCCAACCTTTCATACCTTTTCGGTTTCCTGCTGGACTGCTGGGGGAAACAGCCTCTTCAGCTTTTCCTTCACCTGGCTCGGGTCAGAAGGGAGTCCGAAGTAATGCGCGAAGAAATCGGTTGTTGTGTACACCATATTCTTACCCTCCTGCCTTCCAGCTATCAATCCCCATGACTCGAGGACCTTCAGATGGTTGTAGACCGATGTTCCCCGTCTGTCGGCGAGGCTCTTTGCTGATATCGGCTGAAAATATGCTATCATCGTAAGTGTCTTCAGCACAGACTTGCTGAGTATAGGTCTGGACCCGAACTTCTTTGCAACGACGTTGAACTCTGGTCTCAGCTGTATCGCAAAGCTGTCGTTCCCGACCTTGGCAACTTCTATAGCCTTAAAGTTCGAGTTGATCCGAGAAGCTATGTCTGCTATCGCTTTCAGCACCTTTCTCCTTGATTTGGTGTTCGCAGCCTTGCAGAGCTCATCTACCGATAGGGGCCTCCCCGCTGAGTATAGAGCTGCTTCAAGCTTCGCCTGCAGCATGTCCTTATCGATGATCATAGGCCATCTTTCCCAGCTAGCCTACGCTGACCAGATATATTTCTTCACTTGCTTCGTCCTGTGTGACCACTACCTTCTGGTTGTGAGCAAGATAGAGCACAGTCATGAAGATTCTTACAATCTCCTTCCAATCCTTCCCTTCAAAAAGAGACCTGAGGGAAAGCTGCTGACTTTGCTTCAGTCTTTCCAGTATAGTATATGAATACTCTTCTATGAGCGATGTTATCGACTCTCTCTCTATCACCTGCTGCTCAAGACCAGGCTGGAACGGATTCTTCTCTCTGACCTCCTGAGCCCTTTCCATTTCTGTCAGCAGAGATTGCAGTGCTGCAAGCAGGTCCGATATGTCAGAGGCCGGAGGTTGAAGCCTGAAAGGCATCCTGAGGACTTCGACAGGCTCAACCAGCTCAGATACTCTCTTCTTGGCAGACCTCTCTTCTTCATAAAAGAGATGCTCAACCTTGAGCTTGTATATCAGGCTGGATGTCAGAAGCGCCAGCCCGCTGAGCCTCATGTCAGCAACAGGCTTCTCCTGCAGAAACTCAAGGAACCTCTCCAGAAGAAGCTGGATGTTCAGGTCCCAGGGCCTCTTTCTCAGCGCCAGATTCGGGTTGAGCAGAAGCCTCACTGATTCATCCTTGTTCTGCTCTGACACCGAGAGCCTCCTCCTTCTTGAGCCTGACTACATTGCTTGAGCCGCCTGCCATGTAGACCCCCACAATATTCGTAGCCTTTTCAACGACAGACTCCTTGAAGGAAATCACTATTATCTGCGCCTTCTTCGACCATTCAGCCAAGAGATTTCCGAGTCCCTGTGCGTAAACCGGGTCTAGCGCCGCATCGACTTCGTCCATCAGGTAGAAGCCAGACGGGTATATCGACTGAAATGCAAGGAGAAAGGCAACAGCAACTATAGCCTTCTCCCCACCGCTCAGGCTTGAAGATTCTCTAGCTGTGCCTTTGGGGAACTTCGCCATCAGGAAGATACCCCCTGAGAACGGGTCGTCAGGGTTCTCCAGCTCAAGCCAGGCCTCCCCTCCAGTAAGCATCTGAAATATACTCCTCACCTCCCTGTCTATTCTTTCGAAAGCCTTCATGAAAGCCTCCCTCTTCTCTGCTTCAACCTTGTTCACAAAGCTGACTATTGCGTTCCTGTCCCTCTCCAGCTCGTTCCTTCTTTCAGATGCGTTTCTGTAGCTTATATATGCCTCCTGATAAGTCTGGGGAGCAAGCAGGTTTACACTGTTCCTCAGCTCTTCTTCCTCCGCCATCAGGTCCTGAAGCAGTATATCGAAGCCAGTCGAATAGTAGACATCTTCTGCTATACCGAGCGAAGAGACTTCAGCCTCCAGCTTCTGCTTCTCCTGAAGATGAGCTTGCACATTTCCTTCAACCTTCAGAACTTCCCTGTCTATTCTGAGTATCCTCTGCTGCTCTGACGCTATCTGCTCCTCCTTTTTGCCTATCAGCTGCTCCAGCTCCTTCAGTCTTGGTAGAGCCCTTTCATCCTCCTCTCTTACCACTTTCTCCTCTTCAGCTAGCCTCTTCACCTCCTCCTCTATCTGAGGCAGCCTGGCATCGATTCTGGGCAATTCTTCCTGAAGGCTCTTCAGCTCCTGTTCCGACTTCCTCAGAGAGTCAGAGAGCTGGTTTATCCTGGGAGCAACTTCGCCGTTAAGTCTGGCCTCGAATCCGGAGACCTCTGCATTCAGAGTTGAAATCTCGCTTGATAATTGCTCTATTTCCTGCGATGTAGACGATAGCCTTCCGTCGATCTCCTGAAGCCTCCTCCGCATCTCTTCGGTTCCGAGCGAGCTTCTTCTGGCTGCGAGGTCTGTCTTTATTTCTTCGATCCTGTTGATCCTTGCAACTAGGTGCTCCCTTCTCTTTCCCGCCAATTCCAGCTTCTTCCTGACGTATTCTCCCTTTCTGGTTACTCTTGCAGCCAGATTTTCGTATCTTTTTACAAACGACCTGTAGGTCTTGAGGTTCGACTCTTCTTCCCTGATTCTCAGCGATTTTTCGAACCTCTTCTCCTCAAGTTCTGCCTGAAGTCTGTCCAGTCTTTCAAGATTCTTCCTTCTCCTGTCGAGCGATTCCTTCAGCGCCTTCAGTGATTCTTCGGCCATCTTGATCGATTCAGGGTCAGTCAGTCCAACCTGCTTCAGCGAGACTTCACTCAGGTAGCCTGTTTCCATCGCTGAACCCTTCGGCTCGAAGATATCTCCCGCTATAGTTACGCATCTGTATCCTGACCTTGAGAGCAGAAATGCAGTCTTCGCAGATGACGTCAGAATGAAATTGCCGAACACAAAATCGACCGCAGGTCTGAACCTTGGTTCACATTCCACATATTCGCTCAGCCTGCCAAGCACTCCAGACCCGAGAGGTGCTTCTGGTTCTGGGATACCCTCGATTTCTGAAAGAGGAAGTATCCTCACCCTGCCAGTCTTCAGTTTCTTTGCCAGAGATGCGATCTGAAGAAGGCCATTCAAATCATCAACGACGAAGGAATTTAGCCATTCTTGGGCAGCTGCCCTGACTGCGTTCGAATACTTCTTTTGGTAATCTATAAGAGAGGATAGAACTCCATGGAAACCCTCTATCGCACCGGTTTCAGCTATCTCCTCTATCTTCCTGATGTTCAGCTCGCTGCCGAAAAAGCGTTCAGCGAGCTCGAGGCCGGAGCTATATCTGGCAACTGTTCTGAACGACTCGTTCAATATCTGCTCAGCATCAGCAAGCTCCTTCGAGAGCTTCTTCTTCTGATTCTTAGCATTCTCTATCTGCAGCTCAAGCTGCCTTACTTCTTCAGCCTCCGTCGGAATGGCTCTGCCAAGCTCTTCCACCTTTTCCTTGAAAAGATTAGTCATGCCGGTCAGGTCTTCCTGCTTTCTGCTCAGCTCCTGCAGTTCAACCTGCATATCAGAGATTAATTTGTCTGTCTCTGCGATTCGAGCAGCTATGTCTCTCTCTTTACTTTCTAGAACCAAAATTCTACCCTGCAGTATAGCGTCCTTCGTCGAATATTTGGCCAATTCCTTCTGTGTAATCAGTCTCTCCTGTCTGAGGGATTCAGCTTGACTCGAGAGAAGGGTGAGCTTTTCGTTCCTCTCCCTTATCCTCGACTTTAAATCATCAATATGACTGAGCAGCGAGTCTCTCTCCTGCTCAGCATTCTTCATCATATCAGTTAGCCTAGGGATTGCTTCATCTAGCTTTGTCTTTAGCGATAGCAGCTCCTTCTTTCTCTGGTCAAGGGTGTACATTTCGTTCTCCAGCTTGCTTATGGATAGACCGATTTCGGTCAACCTCTTGTTTGGCCCAGCAACCTTTGCAGTATAATATTCGTCTCTTTGCAGTTCCAGCTGTTTCTTCTCTTCTTGGAGCTTGGCTATCGAAGCTTCAGCTGCTGCCTTCTGGGATGAAAGTTCACCTAACCTCTTCCTGAGCTCCTCGATGCTTGTGTCTATTCTGTCGATATCCTTCAGTATTATGGCCTTCCTTATCCTTGATATTTCATGCTTCACCTGTCTATACCTAAGTGCATCGTTTCTCTCCTTTTGTAACCTTTCAATCGCTTCCCTTCTTTCGTCAAGCTTTGCAAACGATATGGCAAGTTCGTTGTCCGCCTCCCTAAGCCTGGCCATGGCCTCGGCCTTCTTTTCGTCGAAGTGTTTCAGACCAAGAAACTGTTCAACCGCTCCCCTCTTTTCATCAGGAGTCAGTTCCGCCAGCCTCTGTATCGTTCCCTGTGCTATGATGTTCATACCGTCGTAAGAAATGTGTGCA
This sequence is a window from Conexivisphaerales archaeon. Protein-coding genes within it:
- a CDS encoding chromosome segregation SMC family protein, with amino-acid sequence MVYISRLTLKGFKSFPQRPVSIQFENGMNSITGPNGSGKSNIIDAIRFVLGENSPKNLRHSKMSDIIYDQSKEENPYARVSLTLENNDKSLPVEEERVIATRELRKNGESAYYINSRRMSRNQYLEILSAAHISYDGMNIIAQGTIQRLAELTPDEKRGAVEQFLGLKHFDEKKAEAMARLREADNELAISFAKLDERREAIERLQKERNDALRYRQVKHEISRIRKAIILKDIDRIDTSIEELRKRLGELSSQKAAAEASIAKLQEEKKQLELQRDEYYTAKVAGPNKRLTEIGLSISKLENEMYTLDQRKKELLSLKTKLDEAIPRLTDMMKNAEQERDSLLSHIDDLKSRIRERNEKLTLLSSQAESLRQERLITQKELAKYSTKDAILQGRILVLESKERDIAARIAETDKLISDMQVELQELSRKQEDLTGMTNLFKEKVEELGRAIPTEAEEVRQLELQIENAKNQKKKLSKELADAEQILNESFRTVARYSSGLELAERFFGSELNIRKIEEIAETGAIEGFHGVLSSLIDYQKKYSNAVRAAAQEWLNSFVVDDLNGLLQIASLAKKLKTGRVRILPLSEIEGIPEPEAPLGSGVLGRLSEYVECEPRFRPAVDFVFGNFILTSSAKTAFLLSRSGYRCVTIAGDIFEPKGSAMETGYLSEVSLKQVGLTDPESIKMAEESLKALKESLDRRRKNLERLDRLQAELEEKRFEKSLRIREEESNLKTYRSFVKRYENLAARVTRKGEYVRKKLELAGKRREHLVARINRIEEIKTDLAARRSSLGTEEMRRRLQEIDGRLSSTSQEIEQLSSEISTLNAEVSGFEARLNGEVAPRINQLSDSLRKSEQELKSLQEELPRIDARLPQIEEEVKRLAEEEKVVREEDERALPRLKELEQLIGKKEEQIASEQQRILRIDREVLKVEGNVQAHLQEKQKLEAEVSSLGIAEDVYYSTGFDILLQDLMAEEEELRNSVNLLAPQTYQEAYISYRNASERRNELERDRNAIVSFVNKVEAEKREAFMKAFERIDREVRSIFQMLTGGEAWLELENPDDPFSGGIFLMAKFPKGTARESSSLSGGEKAIVAVAFLLAFQSIYPSGFYLMDEVDAALDPVYAQGLGNLLAEWSKKAQIIVISFKESVVEKATNIVGVYMAGGSSNVVRLKKEEALGVRAEQG
- a CDS encoding glutamate--tRNA ligase encodes the protein MEEPAKSVLIAALLNAIQHSGRADTKAVVARVLAEHAELRKDARLIANYAADAVAKVNSMSLQQQKDMLLSLRPSILQEEEKRREEARRREQEKKGLPPLPDADKYEIVITRFAPNPDSVLHLGSTRAIILSHDYARLYNGRFILRFEDTDPRLKKSALPLYEYIREDLLWLSCKPDETYYQSDRLEIYYHYAEELIMLGGAYVCTCRPEEFRRYIAAKRACPCRNLSVSENMKRWEKMLNGEYAEGEAVLRVKTDLNHPNPAVRDWPAMRIIDTKKHRHPRVGSRYRVWPLYNWSAGLDDHLMGITHIIRGQEHATNAVRQKYFYDYFGWRYPTAIHYGRLKIEGAELSKSKVEQGIREGRYKGYDDPRLATLRALRRRGIRPDAIRRIITEIGPKPVDVTISWENLYAYNRQIIDPEAPRHFAVFEPVRLEIAGIPTETINVELPLHPSKPELGKRVFSLKAEKSRLALWVSKQDVQLTDDGKDQTYLRLMGMLNVSVVKKGETYHCTYLSESLEEARRLQAKSIQWVPYDDYTNIIVIMNDASRREGLADKYILDERVDTVVQLERLFFARVDLIDRERNTVQLYFTCN
- a CDS encoding SMC-Scp complex subunit ScpB: MIIDKDMLQAKLEAALYSAGRPLSVDELCKAANTKSRRKVLKAIADIASRINSNFKAIEVAKVGNDSFAIQLRPEFNVVAKKFGSRPILSKSVLKTLTMIAYFQPISAKSLADRRGTSVYNHLKVLESWGLIAGRQEGKNMVYTTTDFFAHYFGLPSDPSQVKEKLKRLFPPAVQQETEKV